A segment of the Lycium ferocissimum isolate CSIRO_LF1 chromosome 5, AGI_CSIRO_Lferr_CH_V1, whole genome shotgun sequence genome:
ttacagataccaatcaaataaattaaattactgacaatttaattcatcaactaattttatcctttatacttccgcttaacttatttcatgtAACCGATACAAAATCCACCTACAGGGTATTCACATGaaaacttataagcatccataaaggggtatcatcaatctcaaggtcgagacatggattctatcaactaatcgttatttcacaaatgcactttgtcattatccaatttaccaggaatacatTGACtcgcaattgagtcgtaccttttaataaatcaaaataatgaataaagcACATTGATCATAGCAatcatatcaagattaagagtataagtacatttaatgagctAGAGAGGTTGTTTTATAAATTCAGTACAAAAATACTTATCTCTACTCTActgttcaatacatacaaaatgtactagcataAGAAGTTGGATTAAAACCATTCCCATAATCAAAGATAGATTATATTTTAATCTTAATCATCAAGATACTTTGCCCAGTTTCATCTTTGATTGTGAACATTAACTTTataacttataagaaccgacaaTTTAATCTTCTGCGCATGAGCTAAAACTCCATACACCAAATCGTCTACTATATAAATAAAGGGCACACATATGAACAAATGatctatttaaaataagactttattgaattgaataaataaataaataactgtTCATAAAGAATAAAACATAATACTATAATCAAATcgcatggttaatagtatatcctAACAAAAACAACCAGTGTTGAAGAAATTAATGTAACATCCCAAAAAGCAAAACACGTTGTGCTAAAGCACTTGATTTACAAAAGTCCTCCTCCTAAAGTGATTCTTAAATACAGCAAAACAGTTGCATCTTCACTGAGTCACTCTATCATTTGATGAAGcaacatttttcaatttttttctggCACTTGCAATACTGTTTCTGTGAGGCTGAATTTGGGAAGTGGTGATAGCTTTCTTGCCTTTCTGTTTGAGACCATGAGGTCGAAAGCCAAGATCAATGATGCCTTTCACTTGGCATCCCTTGCTGCAATGTTTAAGTAAATTCAAATTAGAATCAACGTCTCAAAATAGTGTATATCCTGCGGTATTTAAGAAAACCAAATTTACATACATTGAATATTGATGTTCCAGTATGTATGTCAGTGTAAATACCATATCCCCGCGCCCTTGGTCTTGTAGCACCaaaatcatattgtgatgaaGTTGCGGAACTAGTAGAAGCAGTTGTGGCCCTAGAATGAGCACCAACACCACTTCTTCTTCTACCTTCCCCACTCCAAGTCCTGAAGAACTAGTAGGAATCCCACCAACTCAAGAAAATCATAGTTTCCATGTGAAGTTCACCTAAAACTTACACTTTTGAATCAACATACATACATTACTTCAACTTGAGTACAACAAACAATAATGTAAAACAAATATTAttagaataagaaaagaaaaaaaaaacaacttaccCCAGTTGATGAGTTAAGTAGTAGTAGCTTTTTAGGGTTACCCCATAGCTGGAAATTGCTGGTTCTTGACAATGTGATCTCTTTTTCACTGcatattcaaaaaataaagagaaacttttgaattttatcGTGTTAAATTAAATGATGTGTATAGTCCTTTAAATGTTGTTTTCTTAATCTTGTGACCTACACTTTTGAGACggaacaaaaagaaaagcaagaCACCAAAGTGGGTATGGCATATTAATTAACTACTCTCCCCGTTCCAATTTAAGGACTCAGTTTGATtgggcatggagtttaagaaacaaaagagaacattttaatcttgtggtcttaaattaaaaatgcaTTTAGTCCTGtaaatcttgtggttttaaacttgtcatgtaaaatgttggaattaagaaacttactaaatatagaacgagacactctttttggaacagaaaaaaaataagacacttaaattgggagaAAGAGAGTAGTAAGTAACTACTCCCTCTGTACACTTTTCCTTGTccagtattctaaaaatagattttcacttttacttgacacttttagcatatcaagaaaagacaatttatttttccctgttttacccatagtattaattactcacttcaaatcatttttcaaatccaataaaaatatgcaccaattaatatgggtacattggtaaattatgcacttcatttattatttcttaaacagcgtGAAAAGTCCAAAATGGACAAGCAAAAGTGAACGGAAAGAGTACATAATTTATCAATAAGAGATGTATTTATTACTAATGTATACTCATTTTGGATGCGATATATGACAACGTTTGGAAGATACAGGGGAATTACAATTACATATAGTACTTGAAAAGGCAGTGGGATTAAGAGAGAAAAGCACCATCATTATGATCAATTCTGGGCCAATAATAATTAGGCGAAATGGCTTCAGATAAAATgtttttattactccctccatacCAATTtaatgtcttacttttctttttggtatgtCTCAAAAAGAATGTGTCTTTCCATATTTTAtaaattgacaattcaaacatcatacatggcaagtttaaaaccacaaaattcaaattactttttagtacattatacacatctttaatttagaaccacaagattgaAAAGTCTCcctatatttcttaaactcgacgtccaatcaaactaacacacttaaattgagacggagggagtagatgATTTCGATACCATTTTGAAATAGGTTTTACCTTGTTTGCTTACtacttaaaatatgtcacctACTTCAATTATACGAAATCACACTAATACCtcatatgtgtataattaaaggatgtgaaatattttatgtggttaATTTATCTATTTAGCAGGCGCAGGAGAACACGCGCAATAACTTTTCCAAAATTTAACTCGATGTCTAATATAaacactttatcatgtgttGCTCGATAGGAACAATAAATTAGAGTGTTTAACTAAAATTTATTGACAAATTTAAGGGATTATTCTGCCTTTTACATTTGATTACATTGCTGCAAAAAGGACACTTTCGTTTTTGGAACAATATCTAAAAACATCTTAAACTTGAGCgaattattaattgcacaattaaattatttataatttgaaTTATTCCCCTGGAGATAATTATTTTGTAGTCTTTAATCCTCTGGACATTGACATGACAAATAATTTAGATAATCCGTTCTTAACCCATCCAAGTTCAACCCAACCCATCCAATTGTCACTACTAGTCTTCTGCAATCTTCACTGATATTTGGTTCTTGCTAAAGATGTAGACATATGAGAATACTTTTGTGCCTACATTTGTCTAAAACTATTTCGCCATCTAAATACATTTTATAACAAGAGGCGAATTCAGGCTCTAATGTCACTAAACTAGAATGAGTGCGGCTGTATATTCatacattttaatttttccaaTATATACATAGTTCGAGCTAAAAGTAGACGGAACCTCCTAGATTCGCCTCACCATTTTACCCTGTCATCATGTCAAAATTAGTGCTATTTTGAAGCATCCATGTACATCAACCTATGCCACCAGCAAGCATGTCTTTGGAAGTATGTCTACATTTCTTGTTTCACTTTACAAGTTTGGACCAATCCAGATGATTCGATTATCTTACTCTTGAAGTCTGTCAAGCTTTCTTCCACTCGGGCAATGTCCAAATCGGCTAGCTCCTTCATTTCCTCCATGACAAGAAACTCAGCTTTCATTCTATCAAGAGCGTTAGTCTTTTTAAAACACTTCTTAGCCAAACTCAATTTTTGCTCCTGGATTGCTTTTCTCTTCGTCTTTGCATCAAGCTTGCCTTCAACTTGCTGATTTGGTATTCAAGTTTGTCATTTGCGTCTTTGAGGTTAGTATAGAGTTCCTGATCCTTTGTGAGTTCGTCGATGAGGAGCACTTTCTTGGCAGCCTTCTTGTAATAATCCTCTGTCCTTCTTAGCTCTACGCAAGGTCAAGGAAAGGTGCAGAAGGTTCTCTTTGAGTTTCTCCAAGGCAAGCGATCTCTCAGCTGATAAATCCGGTGCTGCAGCATATACTGATAGTGCTGCACTTAATGCTGAGCAGTTTCCGGGTAGAAGCAAGTCTTGAGAAGGCATGATTAGTAATCTCTCAATATCACCTTTTGCTGTGGCAAGCATTTCTGCTGATAGCTGAGACCTCTGCGTGGTAAATATTTTGTCATCTATAGGAGAAGATTGGTCAGCAGAAGAACCGAGAGATTGAGTTCGTTTAATTTGTCCACTAACTCGCACAAAGAAGTCTTCTAGATTATCAAATTTCACAGGGCAGTCAGGTGGTTCAATAATATCAGATGTCAAGCTTCTGGTATTAGCTAATGATTGGGAAACTCtgcatttttttccttcctgAAAAGAAAAAGCTCTCAAAATTAGACGGGGTAATCAGACATAACGAACACGGGTAATAAGGAGAGCAATGGTGGAAAGTAAAGAGCTTCACCTGCAACTCTTAATTTGAACGACTAACCTCCAAACATGATGGTTTAACAATATACGTCATGTAAGCATAAATCATTTAAGCCTTCTTTGCATGTGCTCAGACCATTTTGctctttctccattttctcCAAATTTAACTTCTTAGCTTCTCTTTTCTACTTTACCCTTGATGGATCTTGAAGTACTCATTTCAGCCACAGTTATACTAGTACCATCTCCAAGATACTACTCGAGAATTTTTTATCACCCAACGGTATGTTATGTAGTGATCATGTAACAGACCTTCAAGGCTCTTCTACTGAATTCAACTTTAATTACTATTCATACTTACATTCACCATTTACAAACAAGAGCTTTCACTTTCCTGTTTTAACTAAAATTAGATCCCATTTTACCACTCATAGTGAGATCCTGCATTTCTCTGCCTCTTTTCACTATGCCCcaatttgaagttaaatttaatttttttgcttCACATATCAATCCTTTTTATTAACGAACTGAATAGTAGATGACTAATTCTGGTTTTGAGATATGTCAAACTATTTGACATACTTCTACAAACAGAAGTCATTATAAACCTATTTACAAgtttaagaaattcaatttaacaaacaaatcaaatttACTCTATTAGTAGATGTTTTTGCCTATAGAATGTAGTATTAATTTCTTCTACTTCTATAACTATGATATGCAAGTCTATTCGCCCACAGTTTCAGAGAGTAATCAATCAGCCACACTAAAGGATGATCTCAACCATTtcacttccaacttccaaccaGTATCAAAAGTTAGGACATGAAATGCAACACCTTGGGTAACTTACAGTCATCACAGCGTTTGTCTGCCATTTCTCTTACTACATTTAAGTGATCAAATTCATACATATCGTTGAAAATATATGTTTTCAGCTTTGTTTCCTAAACCTTCTTTCTATCAAGCCTAGCACAGCTAATCCTGGGAAGTCTACTACCCACTTTTTTCataaacatgcatatatattgtGTAATACGAAACATGCTTGTGTAGTGCTTGAGAGAAGACTACGAAAGTGAACTTACTTCAGCAGATGAAAGTGGTGATGTGGAAAAGGATGTATCATCAAACACAACAACATCGGTTACAGTCTTCTGACTAGTAACAGTTTCTGCAGAGTGATTTGAGCCATGGACTGCAGGAGAGTGTTTGGTGATGTTAATAGCAGGTTTTGGACTTTTATTTGCAGAGAACTCCGTAAAGCCCTGAAAAGTAGAAAGAGAAGAGATAATGAAACACAAAATTTGCAATGGTAAAAGGTTAAAGAGAACCAACAACTTTGGCTTCAAGGTTTAACTTACAGGCGCGAACCGTTTCCTCTCGGCTTTCTTAGAAGGCCTCTCATCTTTTTCTTGCCTTTCCAACTTCTGTTGCTGTGAAATATACTCTTGAAGAAGAGTAAAAAATTATAGACAATTAAAGAAATGCTAACAAGTTTCATTTAGAGAAGGAGAGTTTTCAAACTTATCAGAGTTATAGAATTTGATAATCTCTCACAGCCAGATTGCAAGTATATCGATTAACGTAGGTGTCAATGGAGAACATAAAACAGAAGCCATCCATGCCCTTTCACTTGAGAGAGTGTACAAATATATGACAGAGAGGTAGATAACTACACTGTAACAATTTTATTTTGACTTTGACATGGCAAAAAACTAGGACATGGAATGTATGTGAGGCCCGTGGGACTATTTTGCTATGTACCATACCTTATATCAACTCATTCTCAAAAGTAGCCACTCATTTCTATGGGTCTAATATGGAAGAAGACTCAGTTACAACTTTACAGATAAGGAGAACTAAAGAAAGGCAAAAGTTCCAAACAATAGTTTTAACAACTTCGCTTTTATTTTCAGCTACTTATTAAATTTTAGCTGTTTCCGTTTTTTACCATACcttctttcctcctttttttggtTGCTTGTTCTCCAGCAATCTGTGCATTGCTTCCTGAATTCTCTGGATGgaagttctttttttcttgcacCACAGTTGTAGTCAATTGAAAATCTGGTTAAATCCTATAAAGGATCTCCGCAGCTGATTCAGTCCGAGTTCTACCTATATAAGTCGACCACCAGGACTCAAAGGATGAAGTACATTTTGGATTGGCATCAAATTGGACAGCTGaaaattttttcttcaattggACGAACCTTGAATCTACTTCTTTTATGCAATTAGCTGAACGGAAAACAGCGATGAAGTATTGGCAGACTGATAAGGAGGGAGAGGCACAGCCTGTATCATGCCAAACTGCCGTGCAAACTGATTTGGTGCGTAATACTCCACTCCAGCTTTGCAGATAATTGACGTGCCCAGTGCAAGGCCATAATGGAGGTCTCGAGCAATAAGGTAACTGGACCAGATGTCTTTCAGCTCCTCCTTACGAGATGTTCGGCAGTGATGATGCAGCGACAATCTTGGCCACTCAGGACCAAGGGTCCTAGAAGAAAATGGGGTGAACTGGCTGGGAGTTCTGGAGGAGcatgaataaaaaaattcaaaacattCCCGGAAGCTTTTGTGTTTTAACTTGCCTTGAGCCAGGGGGACCCCATAAGTTGGACAATTTTGTGAGTCAGAAGTCAAAGGTCCATATTCAGGGAAATAAGACTGAAGTCAGAACTGTAGGATCCAGAAGGGCCCCCCTGAAGGACCAAACCCTCTGGTAACTACATTTCTACAGCCTCAATACAGATGAGATAATACAAAAGGAGCCAAAGCAAGCTTTCTGCCCGAAGCAAGAGCAACGGCTAATTGGCTACATTCCTTTGTCACCCTTAATGAAGCATTGCAAAAGACGTACTTGCAAAGCCACATAATTAGGAAAGAGATATGTTCATCCTCCGTTACATCGTCTATTTGCATGGATACTTCAAGGAATTCCCTATAAGATAATCTTTTATCGTTCTCACCCGTCGGTAAAGTAAAGGACTTTAGCACGTAGAGCATTGCGCTAATCTCCTTGCCATGAGGTCTGAGCCCTGTCAAGGCAACAATATCCAGTACTGTTGGACCCATCATGCCAAAGTTAAAGTGAAAGGAGTTACTTGAGATTGACCAAAAGCACAAAGCAGCATACAGAAGACTTCTGTCACGGGGTATGTCGAATTTAGAGAGCTGGATGGCGTCTCCACTTCTCCCCTTTTACCTTCTCCAATCGATCAACCCAATCAGTCCGTCCTCTAGTTACACGTGGCCATGACGTCGAAGTTTGGCGTCTTTGCCACTCAGGTTCCAGAGAGTGCATAAGGAGCTTTTCCCCTTTTGCTAAGGGATAAAATGGCTCAAGCTCTGAAGGAAATGCATCCCTGAAGCATGGACCTAATATGAATTCAGAGAAATTTGCAGGATTAGGAACAAAAACCTCAGTAACAATCAAATCATCAGATTCCTTGATTTTTTGCTCCACAATGATTGCCAGTGATGGAGCTTCAATATCTGGACTACAATGTGTCCCTTTGTCCATGCAGAATTCAATCTAACTATGCTGCAATTTTCACGAAATCCAATACTATAAAGGATACAAACAATTGAAACAAAACACATTCGAAATGCCATGTGACCGGGAGGTCACGGGTTCAGCCATGAATGTTCTCTTTGTACGCAATGGAAGAAGCCACAGTACGACAGACCCTTGTGGTCCTTCTTCTCGACCCCAAGAAGACGGAGCTTAGTCTGCACCTGCACGCCTCTTTTATATATCAAATTCAAGAGATGCAGATTAAGAACGACGAGTTTTGAACAAAATTTAATTGATGGAAGAACCACACTGTGAAGTACGAGAGAAATTACCTAAAACAAAGCACATTTGAAATGCACActtcacctatatatatatatacatatatctgaAAATTCAAGCTATACAGATTGAGAACAacgaattttgaaaaatattcaaTTGATTGAAAAACTACACTGTGAAGTTCGATAGATTTTACCTAAAACAGAGGCGCGATGAGAAGTTGAAGATAAAATACATTCAACAtgatatatacacacacacacacactgtgAAGTAACTTGATTATTAACCATAATTAACTACGAAGatgacatttcatgaaaaaaaatgctGCGATGGATACAAATAAAATACAACTAAACACATTCGAAATGCACACTTAATTTATCACATGCTCGAGGATTATTGATTTGAACCCGATGTTCGTTATCTGCCCTGTAGAGGCGGATGTGATATTTAAATTTTGTGGGGTTGGaacttattatattttaaaatatatgggTTTAGAGATATTATTTATTGCGATTTTAGTAGACTTTTACACATAAGTTTATATTCCCGCGTCGAAAGTAGTGGGTTCAAATGAACCTAGTGTTTGAACACTCCATCCGCCGCTGCTACCTTGTGGTCTAATTAATCCGGATGTGCATCGGAAAGTCCCGCTTTTAGGGTAAAGCTCCTCCTGCTGAAGACGATTTTATATTTAAGGTTCGAATCCGATACCTCTAATTAAAGATGGAGTGTATTTACTGCTCGaccataattttaatttttaactgaTCAGAGTTTGATAAATATTTGGTACTGACTAAAAGTGCTcactttttgaaaatttaaaagaccaaaattattctatttatactcagggactattttgaaccaaCACTCAAACATAGGgaccatttttatcattttctcaaaataaatcAAGAATCTTCAACCTCCCAATTTTTACTCCCTCATCAATACATACAGACACAAAAACATCAAAACAATGGAGGAAAATAATAATCCACCCACAAAACTTAGTATTGTCTGTTGCATAGGTGATATTCATGGCTACATAACAAAACTCCAAAATATATGGTCAAATCTTGAATCTTTAATCAACCCATCTGATTTCCAAACTGCCCTTATCATTTTTTTGGGTGATTATTGTGATAGAGGTCCAGATACTAGTAAAGTTATGGACTTTCTCATTTCTTTACCCTCAAAATACCCTAAACAATGAGTCTGCGACTTTtgtgagttaaaaaaaaaaaagaaccaaaatagcacaaaaaaatacaaaactAAGTTTCGCGCACGAATTAAGAGGCCACACCTCCTTCCCCACCACGGTccccagtttcaaaaaaaaaaaaaaaaaaaagacccgcCATTAAAGGGCAATTTCAGTGGTCCCCAACTCCAAAAACGTCACTTTCGTGTTGTTTTTCAACTCAAAAGTtaatattcttggtatattgaagtgtaggaacaagtttcTAAGGTTGGATTTCGGAATAAAGCTGCGCAGAACTCATttgaaaaactcaaaaaaagcttcaatctaggtatttcactacgaattttctattacattattaaatatattattatcctaAGCATGATCATTGTGTAATTGTTGCGGATTTCGAAAAAAAACTTCtgctcattttattttattttattttttttgcgtTTTTGGGGTTGTTTGTGACTGTcccctttttttaattattttatttgtttatttgttgttaattagttaattatttattaattgtttatttaatatttgttaattgttagattagcgacttaagtatttgttaattattagattagctatttcaattgttagactagctaattatttatttagcttttgttaagccaattgtttatttgttaataatttgttagttgtttgattagttagttaattgtttatttattacatatatgataataattttttaattatttaattagttagttaattgtttatgctaattgtttgctagctaattgttaattatttgacttattaattattaatctttatattttaggattgaaaaaccttagtttaggattgataacccgtagtttaggattgaaaacccttaatataatcttcgataaaagattacataactaatactacttgttaatgattgatttaaaatgcgtaaaatagatggatcaccacaaccgttaatataatttttaataaatgaTTACATgactaatattacttgttaatgattgaaaACCCTTATTTTAGGATTGATAACCCgtagtttaggattgaaaactcgtagtttaggattgaaaacccttaatataattttcgataaaagattacataactaatacaacttgttaatgattgatttaaagtgcgtaaaacagatggatcaccacaatccttaatataattttcgataaaagattacataactaatactacttgttaatgattgatttaaaatgcgtaaaatagatggatcaccacaattcttaatataattttcgataaaagattacataactaatattacttgctaatgattgatttaaaatacgtaaaacagatGGATCACCACCCTTCGATCCACGCCCGCCGACCGAGGTACTATATCTTCAGTCGGAGCATAGGTCGCAGCATATATGGATATCCGACCTACAGCCTAAGGCTCAGGTCCATACCCGGTTAGGGGACTTAGCATGGGAGATCTTAGCTGCTTGCCCCCCAACATCCTCGCGTCTTGGATATACTATGTCGGGGTGGTATCTATCGGTGCCTCGAAGTTGGTTGGGTACAGCACGATAGATCGCTAGAGATGGCCTTGATTGAGAGGTGGCAATCGGAGACGTACACATTTCATCTCCGTACTAGTAAGGCTACCATTACCCTCCAGGATGCAGAGGTCATTTATGGGCTATAGGTTGATGGATGCCCATTGTATACTGAGAAGCCTCAGGTGTTGCCGCCTTATCGGGatgagttgactaggctcaccggTTTCGTGGCTCCGGCTGGTGATATTTCGGGCCAGAGTCGACTTTTGTTGTCAGCCCTTTGTGCTCACTTGCGCCTCATAGACATGCAGCATCCGATTGGAGAGGACATGCCTCGGGCTGATGTTGACCGAAGTGCGCATCTATACCTACTCATCATATTCAGGGCCATCCTATTCCCTAACACTTCAGGTTCGCATGTGAGCTTGATGTATCTTCGGTATATCGACGATCTCGCCGAGTTaggatgttatagttggggCGCTACTGTGCTGGGCTACATGTATCGAGGATTCTGCCGATGTTCTATGGGCACGAGGGTAGAGGTCCCTGCATTTTGCTCGCTCCttcaggtaatatatttaagtgtgtgtaattcaacactatattttttttaaaaacgatGACtgataaaagatttttttaatgACTATAtcagatatgggtgtggactaggttgagaccttttcagCCCATACCAACTCACCCTCCCGCTGACTATTTTGCTGTGCCAGTACCATACGCGCGGAGATGGTCGCGAGGCGTACGTCGATGTGCGGAGACGTACCACAACCTTCTCCCGTTTAGGGATCAACTAGACCGCATGAAGGCACAGACggtatgttcatattttggatCCACACGCTAGACCACATAgctactattttagtcttttattgttaactagttcaattatttttacagGCTTTTATATGGACGTCATATGATCATAATTTGGATGAGCTGTCAGCGTTTTGTCAGTACATGTGaatgtcgcggtgtccattgatacatatggatatcGTTGAGTATCACGCGCCCGACCGCGTGTTACTTAAGGTTAAGTATGTACGCATTATACCGCGCTTCGGAATGGGGTCGATGATGCATGGCGGCTCCATATGAAGCAACAGGTCCAGAGTTAGGATACAAGGATGACGAGCCTAGCagtggccggacatgacactccGATCCATGTGTACATGGAGTGGTACATGCGGATCACTCGCATCATTATTGGTAACCCCACTAGGCGTCGTCCAGATGGCCTAGGATATGTAGCTTTCGCAGGAGTGTATGAGGCGCtggtaagttttattagtctCAAACTAAATCCATCATCTTATGTACAactttacaaatttattcaattgttaATATTTGCAAACATATGCAGGTACGGACCATTCAGACGATGCGCTATGAGAGCACTGCCTGTACGGAGGCCCCCGAGAAAGCGGACTATGCGGCACTTATGATTGAGCTTGCCGAGACTGGTATGCGACAGGCACATGACTTTGAGCGTCTCAGTGAGCGTGTTCCCGGTGCCCCACCCGGTGCCGGTGGTCGTGGTCGCCGAGAGCCGGTGGTAAGGCTCGCAGGGCGATAAGGCTCTCGTCGCCCGAGAGATCCCGTCGAGTTCTTACCGGCCGTCAACTACAGATATCCCGTCAACTTCACAGACACCTCTATATACGCCAGACCCTTTATCAAATTATGTGCCCTGGccttcatttccacattcaCCAATTCGTGTTCCACAGGGTGAGCGGCCGGTTCGTGATCTATAGAGTGGCTTACATCTGGACTTCGACGCCATCTTCGAGGACTTCGTGTTTGATACGGCACCATCTGCATCTCCTActcgggggggaggggggggggctCAGAAGCCCTATCACCAGGCATCTCAGGAGGCCatcgacacacaggtttgatttttagaataaaataatttattaattatttttttatatgttatttcatgtttagtttagaataaatctaaactaaattgtTTCTATGTTATTTCAAGTTCATTCTTGTATGTCTGTGGACCCATCTCCGGCTCCAGCTATAGCTCCGGAGCCTACTCAGAAGACCGTTGGGGATCCATCTCAGGAGCCCTCTCACCAGTCATCTCAGGAGGCCATCGACACATAGGTTtgatttttacaataaaataaaataatttattaattaatttttcatttcatgtttagtttagaataaatctaagctaaattgtttatatgttatttcagctTCATTCTTCTGCGCCTGTGTACAGGTCTCCTAATGAGATTGACGAGACTCCTGATGTTGTTGTCCCACTCCCACCGCCCACCGTCATCTCTCATAGGAAGCATGTTATGAACCAGGGTCCGGGCC
Coding sequences within it:
- the LOC132058033 gene encoding protein MAIN-LIKE 2-like, which translates into the protein MALIERWQSETYTFHLRTSKATITLQDAEPQVLPPYRDELTRLTGFVAPAGDISGQSRLLLSALCAHLRLIDMQHPIGEDMPRADVDRSAHLYLLIIFRAILFPNTSGSHVSLMYLRYIDDLAELGCYSWGATVLGYMYRGFCRCSMGTRVEVPAFCSLLQIWVWTRLRPFQPIPTHPPADYFAVPVPYARRWSRGVRRCAETYHNLLPFRDQLDRMKAQTAFIWTSYDHNLDELSAFCQYM